In Candidatus Saccharimonadales bacterium, one genomic interval encodes:
- a CDS encoding Kiwa anti-phage protein KwaB-like domain-containing protein → MIFAKMKSEGRNLPQYRLIASGESELRDFTFYSFPNIHLSTKFDPEKVLEGGQWFYVTLSDEQRESMISPYIGNEESSGDLNHTVESDYGSVEVIYRVDAGKAVFTKITDSYRIANKRILKFFDSERAQVFTEENSVEFSGEPHAFYDGAGILYFRSFKTIRSLFPGVEEFFRRATESEKQKFLDCAVFDNQGVSPDSIGQIDSRRIATILQDESVDIENTSQHQKIINAVGKYADYLGITIVNNKIVLKDKKDVTKVVKALLSRYYTSEITGLRMESYGSAKIS, encoded by the coding sequence ATGATTTTTGCAAAGATGAAATCCGAAGGTCGCAACCTTCCCCAGTACCGTTTGATCGCTTCAGGCGAAAGTGAACTAAGAGATTTCACGTTTTACTCCTTTCCGAATATTCACTTGTCGACTAAATTTGACCCAGAAAAGGTGCTTGAAGGCGGCCAGTGGTTTTACGTTACGCTATCGGATGAGCAAAGAGAATCTATGATCAGTCCTTATATAGGAAACGAAGAGTCGTCTGGGGATTTAAATCATACCGTTGAATCGGACTACGGCTCAGTAGAAGTTATTTATCGAGTTGACGCAGGCAAAGCTGTCTTTACGAAAATCACAGACAGTTACCGAATTGCGAATAAACGAATTTTGAAGTTTTTTGATTCCGAAAGAGCACAAGTCTTTACCGAAGAAAATTCTGTTGAGTTCAGCGGAGAACCACATGCGTTCTATGATGGTGCGGGAATATTATACTTTAGAAGCTTTAAAACTATTCGATCATTATTCCCTGGTGTTGAAGAATTCTTCCGTCGTGCAACGGAATCCGAAAAACAAAAATTCCTTGACTGTGCGGTATTTGACAACCAAGGAGTGAGCCCTGACAGTATAGGTCAAATTGACTCTAGGCGCATTGCAACAATTCTTCAAGATGAATCAGTTGACATTGAGAACACATCACAACATCAAAAAATCATCAATGCAGTTGGCAAGTATGCTGATTACCTCGGAATCACAATAGTAAATAATAAAATCGTTCTTAAAGACAAGAAGGACGTTACGAAAGTAGTCAAAGCACTCCTAAGTCGGTACTATACGTCTGAGATCACCGGTCTGCGAATGGAATCGTATGGTTCGGCAAAAATAAGCTAA